In Enterocloster clostridioformis, one genomic interval encodes:
- a CDS encoding DNA-binding domain-containing protein codes for MRIYIVDCDRNSRTELKTMIEDGGMGTVAGIASRWEEAYLELQEMCPDMILADLTLSASKTIAYIQKIREILPQTSVVILSHFNDMDIIRMAYEKGAELLIHKPYNEIEVRNVLHNMEMARAMQWLIGKARNDFSAGAFSWEANVQGRKMRPEEQETDYNQSIRRLKGILQEIGILSEAGSKDIIRIVRYLIEEDLDIRDITVRELCSRMGQNSKSVEQRIRRAASVGMANLAYRGMDDYADPVFNEYGARLYSLEQIKREMSYIRGKSDGHGNVRVRKFLSGLLVCCKDI; via the coding sequence ATGAGAATCTATATTGTGGACTGCGACAGGAATTCGCGGACAGAACTGAAAACAATGATTGAGGACGGCGGTATGGGAACTGTTGCCGGCATTGCGTCCAGGTGGGAGGAAGCCTATCTGGAGCTCCAGGAGATGTGCCCGGATATGATTCTGGCAGACCTTACCCTTTCCGCATCCAAAACCATTGCATACATACAGAAAATCAGGGAGATACTGCCCCAGACATCGGTTGTTATCCTTTCGCATTTCAATGATATGGATATTATCAGGATGGCTTATGAAAAAGGCGCAGAGCTTTTGATACATAAACCGTACAATGAGATAGAAGTGAGAAACGTACTGCACAATATGGAGATGGCCAGGGCCATGCAGTGGCTGATTGGCAAGGCCAGGAACGATTTTTCCGCGGGAGCATTTTCCTGGGAAGCAAATGTGCAGGGACGAAAGATGCGGCCTGAGGAACAGGAAACGGATTATAACCAGTCCATACGGCGTTTAAAAGGCATCTTACAGGAAATCGGAATACTCAGTGAGGCGGGAAGCAAGGACATCATACGAATTGTCCGCTATCTGATTGAAGAGGACCTGGACATAAGAGACATTACGGTACGTGAGCTGTGCAGCAGGATGGGACAGAATTCCAAGAGCGTGGAACAGCGCATACGGCGCGCGGCCTCTGTGGGTATGGCGAATCTGGCATACAGAGGAATGGATGATTATGCAGATCCCGTGTTTAATGAATATGGAGCCAGGCTTTACAGTCTGGAACAGATCAAAAGGGAAATGAGCTATATCAGAGGGAAGAGCGACGGACACGGCAACGTGAGGGTCAGAAAATTCCTCAGCGGCCTTCTGGTCTGCTGTAAGGATATTTAA